The Fodinibius saliphilus genomic interval ATTCTCTAACATACCTTTTAATGTGTTTAAAAATTTAGCAGCACTAACACCGTCAACAATACGGTGATCACTGGAAAGCGTAACTTTCATACGTTTTCCGGGAACTACTTCTCCGTCTTCAACCACAGGGACTTCACGAATAGCTCCAACCGCTAAAATACAGGCATTGGGAGGATTGATGATTGCAGTAAATTCTTCAATTCCGAACATACCAAGGTTACTGACAGTAAAGGTACTGCCTTCCATCTCTTCGGGCTGTAAACTGCGGTCTTTGGCTTTATCAATAAGCTCTCGTCCTTCGGCAGCGATCTGTTGTAACCCTTTCTGGTCTGTATTATCAATTACCGGGGTTACCAATCCTTCATCGATACCTACAGCAACCGCAATATTTACGTCACCATGTTCAATGATTTTATCTCCCTGCCAAGAACTATTAATATCCGGATGTTGCCGCAGAGCCGTAGCAGATGCTTTCACAACAATATCGTTGAAACTGATCTTAGTATCACTAATCTCATTAATCTGCTTCCGCGCATCCCAAACCGGCTGCATATCGATATCAATAGTTTCGTAAAAATGCGGGCTGCTGAATTTGCTCTCAGAAAGACGTCGTGCAATTGTTTTACGCATTTGACTAACACGATGTTCCTTATCTTCCCTTGAAGCAGTAACAACAGGTGCAGTTTGGGAAGGCTCATACGATTCAATATCTCGTTTTATAATACGCCCATGGGGGCCAGAGCCTTTCACCTTTGCAAGACTTATACCTTGCTCTTCGGCCATCTTTCGAGCCAATGGTGACGCCTTGATACGACCATCACCAGTCTGTCCGTTTTCATTTCTATCCAACTCATTAAATACAGGATCATAAGCTTCATCATCCTGTTCTTCAGCAGCTGTATCAGCATTTTCTGCCGTACTACTATCCTCAGCTGATTGCCCAGACTCTGTTTCTTTTAGAATATCACTGATATCCTCGCCTTCCTCTCCGATAACTGCCATAAGACCACCCAACGGAACAGCATCCCCTTCTTCAGCGAGTACTTTAAGAATTGTACCAGCATCAAAGACTTCTACTTCCATTGTTGCCTTATCAGTTTCCACTTCAGCAATAATATCACCGGATTTAACTTCATCTCCTTCTTCTACATTCCACTTAGCAATAACGCCTTCTTCCATTGTATCGCTAAGTTTGGGCATTTCAACCTTAATTGCCATAGTAACAGTTCTTAATTTTAATATTTAAATTACTTGCGATAAGTAACAGTATTAATTGCATCGATAACCTGATCCGGACTGGGTAACCACTCATCAAATAGATTCTTAGCAAAAGGGGCATTTGTGTCCGGAAGGGTAACCCGCTGTACAGGGGCATCCAGATAGTCAAAAGCTTCGCGCTGTATTAAATACCCGACCTCGGCAGCCAATCCACCAAATGGATGTGCTTCATCAACAATTACACAGCGGTTGGTCTTTTTAATCGACTTAACAATCGTTTCTATGTCCAGCGGCTTCACCGTACGGGGATCAATAATTTCGACTTCCACCCCCCCATCCTTAGCTAATTTCTGGGCTGCTTGTGTGGCAACATGATACATTTTACCATGAGCAACCACCGTAACGTCGCCACCTTCACGCTTCACCTTTGCTTTTCCGATAGGAATCGTAAAATCGTCTTCTTCAGGTACTTCCCCTTTTAGCCCATACATCTGTTCCGACTCCATAAATAACACAGGATTATCATCTCGTATTGCAGATTTTAGTAATCCTTTGGCATCAGCCGGCTCGGAAGTATAAATTACTTTGAGCCCAGGAAAATGTGCATACATTGCATCATAGGAAACAGAGTGTGTAGCACTTAACTGCCCCGCAGAAGCATTGGGACCACGAAAGACGATCGGGACATTAACTTGCCCGCCCGTCATATATTTTACTTTTGAAGCATGGTTGATAATCTGATCAGCTGCTAGCACTGCAAAGTTAAAGGTCATAAATTCCACGATAGGTCGCAGCCCATTCATTGCAGCTCCTACCCCAATACCGGCAAAGCCAAGCTCCGAAATGGGGGTATCAATCATCCGCTTCGATCCATATTTATCAAGCAGACCTTCGGTTACTTTATAGGCTCCGTCATACTCGGCGACTTCTTCACCCATTACAAAAATATCTTCATCCTGGGCCATCTCTTCATCGATTGCAGCCCGTATTGCTTCTCTGAATTGTAACTCAGCCATTTCTATGTAATTATTTCAAAAATTGTTGATTCGTAATTAATCCACATTCAGTC includes:
- a CDS encoding pyruvate dehydrogenase complex dihydrolipoamide acetyltransferase, translated to MAIKVEMPKLSDTMEEGVIAKWNVEEGDEVKSGDIIAEVETDKATMEVEVFDAGTILKVLAEEGDAVPLGGLMAVIGEEGEDISDILKETESGQSAEDSSTAENADTAAEEQDDEAYDPVFNELDRNENGQTGDGRIKASPLARKMAEEQGISLAKVKGSGPHGRIIKRDIESYEPSQTAPVVTASREDKEHRVSQMRKTIARRLSESKFSSPHFYETIDIDMQPVWDARKQINEISDTKISFNDIVVKASATALRQHPDINSSWQGDKIIEHGDVNIAVAVGIDEGLVTPVIDNTDQKGLQQIAAEGRELIDKAKDRSLQPEEMEGSTFTVSNLGMFGIEEFTAIINPPNACILAVGAIREVPVVEDGEVVPGKRMKVTLSSDHRIVDGVSAAKFLNTLKGMLENPLGMVL
- a CDS encoding pyruvate dehydrogenase complex E1 component subunit beta; the protein is MAELQFREAIRAAIDEEMAQDEDIFVMGEEVAEYDGAYKVTEGLLDKYGSKRMIDTPISELGFAGIGVGAAMNGLRPIVEFMTFNFAVLAADQIINHASKVKYMTGGQVNVPIVFRGPNASAGQLSATHSVSYDAMYAHFPGLKVIYTSEPADAKGLLKSAIRDDNPVLFMESEQMYGLKGEVPEEDDFTIPIGKAKVKREGGDVTVVAHGKMYHVATQAAQKLAKDGGVEVEIIDPRTVKPLDIETIVKSIKKTNRCVIVDEAHPFGGLAAEVGYLIQREAFDYLDAPVQRVTLPDTNAPFAKNLFDEWLPSPDQVIDAINTVTYRK